A genomic segment from Oncorhynchus keta strain PuntledgeMale-10-30-2019 chromosome 9, Oket_V2, whole genome shotgun sequence encodes:
- the fpgs gene encoding folylpolyglutamate synthase, mitochondrial: MMVRFSRVLERSSVFAAFLRQKDWSSKFTTVKYSSTKAEPRLHRMEYQDAVCTLNTLQTNACALEQVRRERGHPQLQLQAMRGFLERAGLVVEELDHLNIIHVTGTKGKGSTCAFTEQILRSYGFRTGFYSSPHLVQVRERIRINGKPIGKELFTKYFWQVYGRLYETKDTHGGSMPAYFRFLTILAFHIFLQEKVDLAVIEVGIGGAYDCTNIIRRPWVCGIASLGIDHTSILGDTIEKIAWQKGGIFKPGVPAFTVKQPDSPMMVLKERAKEIGCPLWVCPELEEYPADSGPLRLGLAGHHQRSNASLALQLSHSWLQRRCLPDQSIPSPADESKGVSPAAGFQPSPIMAKGLEETEWPGRTQTLKHGPVTYFLDGAHTTRSMLACVSWFSEVASQHERTTGGPVVRVLLFNATGERDSAAMLKLLVPCHFDFAVFCPNITEAIASCNADQQNFNVSVENMLTRCLDNQRSWRLLNGQEEKPGDQLLISRDVLPLVAAKCCSKTLVFPCILSALQWLSQGRDSVLAHPDKRVIPVKPSVTAKAAPLRDATGIHVLVAGSLHLVGGVLKHLDPSFAS; encoded by the exons ATGATGGTACGCTTTTCTCGCGTGTTGGAGCGGAGCTCCGTATTTGCCGCGTTCCTCCGCCAGAAGGACTGGTCGTCCAAGTTTACCACAGTGAAGTATTCAAGTACAAAGGCAGAACCGCGACTTCACAGAATGGAGTATCAG GACGCAGTGTGCACCCTCAATACCCTGCAGACCAATGCCTGTGCCCTGGAGCAAGTGCGTCGAGAGCGGGGTCACCCTCAACTCCAGCTCCAGGCCATGAGGGGCTTCCTGGAGCGAGCAGGCCTGGTG GTGGAAGAACTTGACCATCTCAATATCATTCATGTCACAGGAACGAaaggcaag GGGTCAACGTGTGCCTTCACAGAACAAATACTGAGAAGTTATGGTTTTCGGACTGGATTTTACAG TTCCCCACATTTGGTACAAGTCAGGGAGAGGATAAGAATTAATGGAAAACCAATCGGCAAAGAACTCTTCACAAAATATTTCTGGCAGGTGTATGGACGGCTGTATGAAACCAAG GACACTCACGGGGGGAGTATGCCCGCTTACTTCCGCTTCCTGACAATCCTGGCCTTCCACATCTTCCTGCAGGAGAAG GTGGACTTGGCAGTGATTGAGGTTGGGATTGGTGGAGCCTACGACTGCACAAACATAATCAG GAGGCCGTGGGTGTGTGGCATCGCCTCCCTGGGTATAGATCACACCTCAATACTGGGGGATACCATCGAGAAAATTGCCTGGCAGAAAGGGGGCATTTTTAAG CCAGGAGTTCCTGCCTTCACTGTGAAGCAACCAGACAGCCCTATGATGGTTCTCAAAGAGCGAGCGAAGGAGATTGGG tgtcctCTCTGGGTGTGCCCAGAACTGGAGGAGTACCCTGCTGACTCGGGACCTCTGCGTCTGGGCCTGGCTGGCCACCACCAGCGCTCCAACGCCTCCCTTGCCCTGCAGCTCAGCCACAGCTGGCTACAGAGACGCTGCCTTCCTG ACCAGAGCATCCCTTCCCCCGCTGATGAGAGTAAAGGCGTGTCGCCGGCCGCTGGCTTCCAGCCAAGCCCCATTATGGCGAAAG GGCTGGAGGAAACTGAATGGCCGGGGAGGACCCAGACTCTGAAGCATGGCCCAGTCACCTACTTCCTGGATGGGGCCCACACCACCCGTAGCATGCTGGCCTGTGTAAGCTGGTTCAGCGAGGTTGCCTCTCAACACGAAAGAACCACAGG TGGTCCTGTGGTCAGAGTGCTACTGTTCAACGCCACAGGGGAGAGAGACTCTGCAGCCATGCTAAAGTTACTGGTT CCATGCCATTTTGACTTTGCTGTGTTCTGCCCCAACATCACAGAGGCCATTGCATCATGTAACGCAG accaaCAAAACTTCAATGTCTCTGTGGAAAACATGCTCACCCGTTGCCTGGACAACCAGAGGAGCTGGCGCCTGCTCAACGGCCAGGAAGAGAAGCCTGGCGACCAGCTGCTCATCTCCCGCGATGTTCTCCCACTGGTGGCAGCCAAGTGCTGCAGCAAAACTTTAGTTTTCCCCTGCATCCTCAGCGCCCTCCAGTGGCTCAGCCAGGGCAGGGACTCTGTCTTGGCACATCCGGACAAGAGGGTCATCCCCGTCAAGCCCAGCGTGACAGCCAAAGCCGCTCCGCTAAGAGATGCCACTGGCATCCACGTCCTTGTCGCTGGAAGCCTCCATCTGGTTGGGGGCGTCCTGAAACACCTTGACCCTTCCTTTGCCTCTTAA